The genomic window ttaaaaaaaaagctgCAATATAATCAGTGACCTCACAAATACTTCAGTTTTAATTCATTATAACTAATGTTGTACATTATTTATCAATACATGATACCAACACCTTGAACTCATTTTATAAACTTAGTCAAAGATCATATCTTCAATTATACATAACTTAATTAGAACAATCATACCATTTAATACTAAAAAACAATACCATTCATATTAAAACAAATCATGGTACATCAATTAATTACTCAACGACAAAGGCAACCGCAATTTGTTTTCTGTTTCAACGAGTTTCTATCTCCAGCTGCAAAATTTGTCCTGTATTAAAATTAAGCTAGCTTGTTTGTCGGACATTCATTTTGCTGAAATTAATTGATAACAATTTCAGGTTTTGGTGAACTGTCTGCGTTACTACCTTCGGATGCCAGAAACAGATATTGATAGTTACTGAGGATACCACATTTACTTGTATAATATCAAATTCAAATGTAACAGTTCTTGTACCAAATTGTAAGTGAGCTCCATATTATTATGACCTAAGAAGCATACATCTCACTTTTAAATCTGGCAGCTTCATTGCTACCAGATTATGGAATGAAAACATGTTGAAATGAATGTATCTGtctgaatttgaaattatttatgGGGGAGAATATTACAATTATACAATAGTGCTCCAAAATCTaagaaactattttattttatttttatatgaaatctctaaatttttttacaatattatattaatttagaaaaaacttATACAATAGTGCTCTAAAATCTAAGAAATATATCATGTTCGtgagaatttttattaataattttcttaaaattcCAGTTCCACCATTACagatatattttaataataaaaaacatgaaACATAAACATGCATATAAGTCTATAATAGGATTGATGAATCGgccttttaattttcttttttctctatcATCTCTTATCTCTTAATTTTCTGTTTTCTCTTCATCATCTCCCATTATTCTTATCACAGAGGAGCAGAGGATCCAAGTTATGGGCTGATTGATTGGGAATAATTTTCCTTATTGACCATAATTAAGTATGCTTGGAATACTCCCTAATAAAAACTTATTCATCAAATACCCTTGTTGTGCCAAATAATCCAGACACCTTGGTTATAGTTTTTTCTACAACAAACATGTAGAACTTAAgcaatacattttttttcctcactagtacaatatttattaatttcataaAGTTCTTCAAATTTGCTCTTGTACACCTGTGGTGATCTTTTGACACTGTGACTCAACGTCGAATTTTTTTAAGCCATCTTCACGGTAATGTTCCTCCTTCATCAGTGAAACATACTCCACCTTTTCACCATAGCATCTTGCCATACTCAAGTAGAAAGACACAGCAAAAATAGGGACTCCGATCAAGAACCAGCTGAATTGAAGATTCACCAATGAAATAGCGCGATGAAGAGCCTTTTCATCGTTGCACCTAACCATATATTGATCCCCCTCAAGTTTCGTGAAACAACCTTTGGGTTCATAACCAGGTGTAAAAAGCATGAACCCCATGAACATAAGCCACAAACCTTGGAAGATTATGCCAACAGAACGCACAAAACATACCAAGAAGCTCATTCGAAATCCAATTCCCATAAGAGTTGTCACAAAACAAATCGAAATCAAAATTTGCAATAAATAATGATATTGTCCTTCTATCCCCATGTGATCTCTTGAGTGAAGATGAATAAGAAGAAATTGTTGAGCAAATGCTATGGCTGCAAGCAAATGGCTAAGTTCATTTTGAATTATAGTACTTGTTGAAAATCTATCAAGAACTACGGAAAAAGTAGCATAGATTAAGAACGACGAAGCCATGGAAGAGTGTTCAAAGTTGTGGAGATGGTTGGAGGGAATGGTTCCATCATGAGGGTCAAATGGTTGGTGATGAAGAGGAGCAATGAAGAGTTCCATTGCTATGAAGATTGTGCAACATGCCATGATGAAATGAAGCTCCAAGTATCTACTTATTTTGGTAGGAAACCACATGGTTGATGTGTGGGACTTGAAAGAAGAACAAAGAAAGTGGAGTTTGGTGTTGTTGAAGAGGTGCCACAAACCAATTACAAAGAAACCAAACCCCAAAAATTCATGTCCCTCCATAGTGCCTAACTATTTGATAAACACAACACAAAAGGgggaaaaaatattatttagcTAATGAGTTATGTTCTTGTTCACCAATGGTAATAATAAGCAAACTCTAAAAGGAATTAATGTGGTACAATATATAAACTTTGTTATTCAAAACCAAATACGAAGTTTTATAGAGCTAGCTCTTTGTGTACCTCTAGATATTATGAGGGAATATAATGGAGATGAAGTTGGTTGGGGTGAGGGTATATATGGTATTATAAATACAAATGTCCGTATATGAGAGACAACCACATGGGACAAGGCAAGAAAATTCCTTCCACAAGGGGAAAGGTTGTTGTGGTCCGTCTCACACAAGGTACAAGGTTTGAGATTTTACGTTAAGGAACAATAGATCAAATTTGAGTTAGAAGGTGCTTTTATGTTAAGGAAATTTCATGCCATTGgacatatatgatatatatacaCATTAGATCAAAGTTGAGTTAGAAGGTGTTTTATTTTATGGGCAATAAATCTTTATAGGATGCACTCAAATTTTGGTAACCacgtattatattatttgttgcgAAAGCACACATTTTATTACAAGCAAAATCGCGCatttaattactaatttatttattagtcTCGAGGACTGTTTTTGCTATTATTTTTacgctttttttttgttttgctacCGCGTGATATATTTAGAATCAATTCTGACTGTTGATAAGAATGTCGATTAGTGAATACTGACCGTTGATTAAAATcgcttcttttttgttttgctaTGTACAGGTCATCGATCCGCGTGATATATTTAGAATCAATTCTGACTGTTGATAAGAATGTCGATTAATGAATACTGACCGTTGATTAAAATcgcttcttttttgttttgctaTGTACAGGTCATCGATCCGCGTGATATATTTAGAATCAATTCTGACTATTGATAAGAATGTTGATTAGTGAATACTGACCGTTGATTAAAATcgcttcttttttgttttgctaTGTACAGGTCATCGATCCGCGTGATATATTTAGAATCAATTCTGACTGTTGATAAGAATGTCGATTAGTGAATACTGACCGTTGATTAAAAACATTGGTAACTTTGATAGCATTATTCGGTGCAAATTTAagcaatacatttttttttttttttgaaatgaaatttaaacaatacattatttaatatttatatagttTTGCTCTTGCATACTTGTGTTGATATTTGACATTATGATTcaacattgaaattttttaagcCATCTTCAAGGTGATGTTCCTCCTTCATCAGTGAAACATATCCCACCTTTTCACCATAGCATGTTGCCATAATCAAGTAGAAAGACACAGCAAATATAGGGACTCCGATCAAGAACCAGCTGAATTGAAGATTCACCAATGCAACAGCGCGATGAATAGCCTTTTCATCATTGCACCTAACCACATATTGACCCTCCTTAAGTTTCATGAAACAACCTTTGGGTTCATAACCAGGTGTATAAAGCATGAGCCCCATAAACATAAGCCACAAACCTTGGAAGATTATGCAAACAGAACGCACAAAAGATACCAAGAAGCTCATTGGAAATCCAATTCCCATAAGGGTTGTCACAAAACAAATCATAATCAAAATTTGCAATAAATAATGGTATTGTCCTTCTATCCCCACGTGGTTTcttgaatgaaaatgaataagAAGATATTGTTGTGCAAATGCTATGGCTGCAAGCAAATGGCTAAGTTCATTTTCAACTATAGTACTTGTTGAAAATCTATCAAGAACTATGGTAAAAGTAGCAAAGATTAAGAAAGACAAAGCCATGGAAGAGTGTTCAAAGTTGTGGAGATGGTTGGAGGGAATGGTTCCATCTTGAGGGTCAAATGGATGGTGATGACGAGGAGAAATAAAGAGTTCCATGGCTATGAAAAGTGTGCAACATGCCATGATGAAATGAAGCTCCAAGTATCTACTTATTTTTGTAGGAAACCACATGGTTGATGTGTATGACTTGAaagaagaacaaagaaaatgGAGTTTGGTGTTATTGAAAAGGTGCCATAAACCAATTACAAAGAAACCAAACCCCAAAAATTCATGTCCCTCCATAGTGCCTAACTATTTGATATACACAACACAATaggaaaacaaatattattaagTTAGCCAATAATGTACTTGTTCACTAATGGTAACAATTAATAAGCAAACCTCAAAGGAAATTAATGTGGTacgatatataaattttgttgttcAAAACCAAATACGATGTTTTATAGAGCTAGCTCTTTGGTTGAAGTGAGGATGTATATGGTATTATATAATACAAGTGTCTGTGTATGAGAGACCACCACATGGAACAAGGGTTGTTGTGGCGCGTCTCACAGAAGGTGCAAAGGTTTGAGATTTTACGCTAAAGGAACAACAGAGTTGTACATACGACACATGTTTTATTATTGGCAATATAAATCTATATAGGATGCACTCAAATTTTGGTAACCTGTTAGGATTATTAAGATAAGATAAGAAAATAATGTGTTAATTAGTTTATTCTAAAAGGGTATTTTAGGTATATACCTAACTAATAAAATATACTTAAAATATCCTTAAAGAACACATTTCGATTTAATTACAATTAGTGTGCAATTAACGCAGACAGAATTATAAACATTGAACTGTTTTGAAAGAACAAATTtcattataagcaaaattgtgcatttaacACATACAAAAATAGAAACAGTGAATTGTAGTGAAAGAACACGTTTCATTACAAGAGAAACATTGAACTATTGTGAAATAACACATTTTATTACGGGAAAAAtcgcacatttaacatagtcaCAAAATCACAAACATTTAACGCAGATCAAAAACATTGAAAGAACACATTATAATACAAGCAACACACATTTGATGCAAACAcagaataaaaaacaatgatggaacacattatattacaagCGAAAACATGCATTCAATCAACACAATCACGAGATCATAAACGATGGCAGGACAAATTATTGATAAACATCCTAACAAAGATAGAAAGATAATTTGATTTCAATCAAAGATCTGATCTCATGATTCCGCGGATATGTTTAgtactatattataaaaatttctcttgtaaaatttattttattttttttaacgaagGATGAATTAAATCTCTCTTGAGCATAAACATTTATTTTAcgtttaaaaaattctaaatttttgtcGGAGAGGttcttttaatattataaatatcaaTACAAAAagtatttaattgatatgcaccgacggtgtaaaataattttacacggtcaaccaatatcaatcatgttttccgccacatcaccccacttcaccccactttcttgacatgacatgacaaaatgatgattatttattgaacgatcgtgtaaaactattttacaccgtcagtgcatctcaattaaactcatacaaaaaatctttcaaaaatttaaaaatgcaCAAAAGTTTGATTAAAAGAAGAGTTTAAAGACTAcacaccgtcagtgtaaattaattttacactgacaaaTCAATAAGAATGAAGTATTCTTCCACATCATATTGGTTgatggtgtaaaattattttacactatcGGTGCATATActtttttctcttaaaaaaatgaCCAAAACTTATCAATATTTTGGGGACCAATAAGTTCCTAAAAATTAGGAGGATCATTGCCGGCCGCCATGCAACACTGATGATTGCATAGCAATGTGGTGTGTGGTTAACAAGCAATTGTTTCGAAAACCGTTTAAAGAAGAAATTCATGGATCATGATTGATTGGAATGGTGGCTGGCAGTTAAAAATTAACAATGGCATGGTTCATTTGTAATGATACTTCATTCGATTCtatatataatacaaaatttgttttttaaatttattgtaaagttgatgtatctaaacAACATTGTAacctaaatatatcaattttaagataaatctaaaaagtaatcttattcttataaatagaACCAGTCAACCAAAGGGAATAGATGCATACCGGAGTGACATTGGGTGGGGATTTGGCAGAGTTaggaatttttttctttttccatgtCAATTAATAAGCATAAGCAATAGTTATTTATCACGTGTGTATTGTCACGTCATCGTTTTAtttaaatacaaatttaatactgctacaaacaaaaagaataaatgtGCGAACAAATTCACATTATCCAGATTATTAGTATAAAATGACATACTCATGCTTATaaataatgtgataaaattaaagtaattGGAATACATATGCCATCAAATCATCGTTGACGAACTTCACTGTGTGAATCAGTAGTTAAGAAGTTCATTTACCAATTCAATCAAACGAACATCACAACACACAagacgaaaaatcaaataaacaccGCACCAAGACGAAAAACTAAACAAAGACCACACCAAGATGgtaaatcaaacaaaccactTGCACTACAAAAAAACACATGAAAATCCTAATCTATGCGAAAACCACTTGCTTATATTAAAGTTGATATTTGAGACATTATGATTCAACATCGAAACTTTTTAAACCATCCTCTCTGTAATGGTCTTCCTTCATCAGTGAAACATACTCCACTTTTTCACCATAGAATCTTGCCATGATCAAGTAGAAAGACACAGCAAAACCAGGGACACCAATCAAGAACCAGCTGAATTGAAGATTCACCAATGAAACAGCACGATGAAGAGCCTTTTCATCACTGCACCTAACCACATATTGATCCTCCTCACGTTTCCTGCCACAAACCTTGAAAGATTATGCAAACAGAACGCACAAAAGATACCAAAAAGCTCATTGGAAATCCAATTCCCATAAGGGTTGTCACAAAACAAATCATAATCAAAATTTGCAATAAATAATGGTATTGTCCTTCTATCCCCACGTGGTCTcttgaatgaaaatgaataagAAGATATTGTTGTGCAAATGCTATGGCTGCAAGCAAATGGCTAAGTTCATTATGAATTTTAGTACTTGTTGAAAATCTATCAAGAACTATGGCAAAAGTAGCATAGATTAAGAAAGATAAAGCCATGGAAGTGTGTTCAAAGTTGTGGAGATAGTTGGATTGAATGGTTCCATCATGAGGGTCAAATGGGTGTTGATGATTAGGAGTCATAAAGAGTTCCATGGCTATGAAGATTATGCCACTTGCCATGATTAAAATAAGCTCCAAGTATCTAGTTGTTTTGGCAGGAAACCATATAGTTGATGTGTAGGACTTGAAAGAAGAACAAAGAAAGTGGAGTTTGGTGTTATTGAAGAGGTGCCATAAACCAATTGCAAAGTAACCAAACCCCAAAAGTTTATGTCTCTCCATAGTGCCTAACAAGGGAATTAATGTGGTAGTGATAAAAACTTGTTCTcaaagaaattaatttatcacTCTAAAGTTCAAAACCAAATAAAGCTTTCATAGAGCTATAGCTCTCTGTGTATCTAGATATTGTGAGGGATAATCATAGATTATAAATAATGGTCATGGAGATGAAGTTGTGATTGAGGTTTGaggatatatataatataacatgtgACATTTATGacttattttatgtttcaattatTCTCCTACCCCATGACACATTCTCATATATACTTGATCCCTCTCATTCTTTGTTTTTACTTGTTAATTAATGTGACAGCAAGATATCATTACCAATTTGCTAGAACTATTTTAACATGCACATATCAACATTTGATAATATCAATATTGTGTTGGTATATTTTCTAGATATTTTATAGTATACAATCAATTgtgagttttgattttttgataATGCATAAGTTCTATATTTATGATCAATAATAAAGAAATTTCTCAAcacataattttgatttttatagaACACATTGTAAGTCCAACAATTAAGAACTTTGATGGACGAaaccttatttttttagattgGGAGACTAGGTCATGTTTGTCACCACTCACCATCATCATAAAATATGTTTGTTTGAGGTTTATCCAATTAAACACTTCTCCTGAAACATATGATGAAATAAATAAAGGCTTTGCTACTTCTAGGCAATTCTTATAATGATTGACTCCAACAACTTGCAACTATTTGTCCCATAAGATGCTCCAAAATTATAGGttgaatttttatataaaaatcaaGTAACCTACCTATTTTGGAGAATGGCAGCACGTTATTGAAATCGTGACCGATGTTTATCTTCACTAAAAATCTGTACACGGATGATCGATGAAACTGGGCGAAGTCTTTGTTCCTTAATTACTGTTTCCAAAATCCAAAATCTCTAttccccaaaaaaaaaaaaatccaaaatctcTAAGTTGACACCATAAAGATTTCTGGTTTTCACCACCGGTACTCGACCATTAGACCGTCTAatttttagttttcaccgttAGTATTTGACCACTAGACCGTCTAATTTAGTTTGGAGGTCCCTATAAAGATTTTATGATGCTTTTAAATTATCAAAGATCATTGACTATGTTTATAAGGATAAATATCACTCTTTTGAGGTTAGTTTAGTCATAGTTTAATAGTGTCCGGGATTCGAACTCAGctcctgcataatatatgcgatgttcctaccaactgagttaagctcacatgaattattatataattgcaTATGAGGAGCCGGAGATAAATAGTTGAATTTCCTCTTGTATTAAAATCTAAAtttatctttgtcaaaaaaaaaaaaatctaaatttatcttatattaaaaTAGTTGAATTTCCTCTTGTATTAAAATCTAAACTTATCACCTAACAACtcaatttaaatttaatcaAACTTGTAATGTACATGTTTTACATCACATCAAGTCATAAACTTTGAagaaatagaaggaaaaaaaatgacttAATTACGTTTTTATTCCCTTATTTTTTACCTACTTACGAAACTAGTCTTCCAATTTCAGAAAAAAGTTCATCGAAAAACAATGAGCTCAAAATTTAATTATCAAGTCGagatttttattacttttatttttatcttttaaaattttgatttttatcaaCTGACCTATATTTATGGGACATTTTTTATTCACTCTCAAACAGAACAACGCTTCCCTACCCgcattttaaaaagaaatctgttacattttattgaaataaaatttttaattaattgagatattttttaaaaaataacactaATTTTTGTAGGGATCGGAATTCAAACCCCAAACATCCCACTTATCAATTtaaggatgaaatttctagtcactaggctatcggacaaaaaaagaaaaaaaaaaccataaaatagagtgaaagaaattttattttattttacggggattttttttttatttgatacatccaaatataaatattttttgtgacAAAAGATACTTTTTGGCGTTAGATTAAAAAAACTATGATTCAAAAAATAACTATACCAagttttacatcaaacttactTGTAGAGTAAAAATACCTCTATAAATCACTTCACTTTAACTGCAatcttaattaatttaattttacaaaatcaagtCCAACAAAGATTACACATTTGCCAAACGTTCATTCACACACTAAATCTAGAATTGCACCAACAACAATCAGAACCCAGATGACTCAACTAAGGAGGAATATGATGCATTTTCATCCAAGTCTTTAGGCTTCTTACTGCTGGTTTTCCTTGTTCCATCACTATTCTTGCTGGATGGCCCCACCTCCAAACCAACCAACTCAAACAATTCCaatctttgatgttttgttaAACTCATGTCGCCGTCCCAGCATGTCTCGGAAATAATTTCAAGTGCTTTCTCAATCTTGTCTTCAGCCACAAGATTCCCATTTTGCAGGAGGACAAGGTAGACATGTTCAGCTGAGGCTTTCCGAATCTGTTTAACAAGTGAGAAAATGAAGTAAACTGGAGTATGAGAAGCCACAAAGCAAGCAAAAAGAATAAATTGTGAACAACACCCTATGCAAGTGATTGCTTTTAAGCAAAACAACAATATGCTAAATCGTAAATCATGTGTTGATGAATATTTGAGAATCACCTTAGGGTACCGATGACCAAGAAAAGTAAGAAGTTGAGAAAAGGCCCTTGTATTGATTGGTTCTGGTACTGAAGCTATATAATCAAGTATTGCAATACCAGCATACAATTTGGAGAAGTCTTTTGATCCCTTCAATTCTATTGCCAGAGAATCCAAAACAGCAGCACAAAAAGTTGGGGTGTGAGCCTGAAATTACAACTTTATAAATCACACGTGTTCTCACAAAACACTTGTAAGTACGTAAAAGATAAACTCAATAAATAGAACACCCTGCTCTCATAtttgtaaaaagtaaaaatggCTCATACAGTTTGAGTCATCTGGATGACATGGGGAATTATGTACATAGGATCAAGGGGAAAATAGTGGCATTGAGCTTTGTTATCAGTAGTTTAGTAGCGGGACTGTTTATTCCCGTTTCCTCTCAATTCTCAATCTATAGTTTAGTAGCTTATCACACTTCTGTATATAATAATTGTTGAAGTTATAGAGTACCTAGATGCATGCTTTAGTCCAAGTTCAGCTTATACCATTCTGCAtccctaaaaaatttaatacataaTTCTTTGGTGATTTAATCAGTGCTATTTATTACATATAGTATTATAACTTCTTGACTGAAGAAAACTGGCATTCAATTTTTGTCTGGGTTACTACAATTTTGATATTGCCCTTTTATATTATGATATTGATaaaggacaaaaaaataattaaccttTTTTAAAGCGTATTAAGCAATGCACCAAGCCCATGGCTTATAGCCCACGAACAACTTcacatttaaatatgataatcataatcatatgattgctattgagttttttttattaatattaatatataatataatgatcGCAATGAGATTTGTTGTACAATGGCTATTTAGTACTTTATGAACAAAAATAGAAGACGAACAATAGCATGCTGAGTTTTCTTGTATAACTGTTTTCTCACctttcaacaatattgaaaacAATATACAGGG from Trifolium pratense cultivar HEN17-A07 linkage group LG1, ARS_RC_1.1, whole genome shotgun sequence includes these protein-coding regions:
- the LOC123883585 gene encoding uncharacterized protein LOC123883585, producing the protein MEGHEFLGFGFFVIGLWHLFNNTKLHFLCSSFKSYTSTMWFPTKISRYLELHFIMACCTLFIAMELFISPRHHHPFDPQDGTIPSNHLHNFEHSSMALSFLIFATFTIVLDRFSTSTIVENELSHLLAAIAFAQQYLLIHFHSRNHVGIEGQYHYLLQILIMICFVTTLMGIGFPMSFLVSFVRSVCIIFQGLWLMFMGLMLYTPGYEPKGCFMKLKEGQYVVRCNDEKAIHRAVALVNLQFSWFLIGVPIFAVSFYLIMATCYGEKVGYVSLMKEEHHLEDGLKNFNVES
- the LOC123922334 gene encoding transmembrane protein 45B-like, which translates into the protein MEGHEFLGFGFFVIGLWHLFNNTKLHFLCSSFKSHTSTMWFPTKISRYLELHFIMACCTIFIAMELFIAPLHHQPFDPHDGTIPSNHLHNFEHSSMASSFLIYATFSVVLDRFSTSTIIQNELSHLLAAIAFAQQFLLIHLHSRDHMGIEGQYHYLLQILISICFVTTLMGIGFRMSFLVCFVRSVGIIFQGLWLMFMGFMLFTPGYEPKGCFTKLEGDQYMVRCNDEKALHRAISLVNLQFSWFLIGVPIFAVSFYLSMARCYGEKVEYVSLMKEEHYREDGLKKFDVESQCQKITTGVQEQI